In a single window of the Candidatus Celerinatantimonas neptuna genome:
- the amtB_2 gene encoding Ammonia channel: protein MKKLPSALIVGFVASAPMIAMADTPITAATVQSNLNFVWTIIAAFLVFLMQAGFAMVETGFTRAKNAANIMMKNMMDFCIGSLAFWAVGFGLMFGTTNGLFGTTDFFFSGASGNSEAWNYAFWMFQVVFCATAATIISGAVAERTKFSAYLIYSAAVSAFIYPIFGSWAWGGLYHGHGWLENLGFIDFAGSTVVHSMGGWLSLAGAIVVGPRIGKFDKKGKARAIPGHNIPIAALGVFLLWFGWYGFNPGSTTTGDSSIAGIAVTTTLAAASASVSAMFYTWIKYGKSDVGMTLNGALAGLVAITAGCANVSPLSAVIIGLIAGVVVVLSVMFFDRIRVDDPVGAISVHGVCGAWGTLAAGIFDKGGFSWQVVGVQAVGVVACFLWAFIIGLILFKVIDVVIGMRVSKEDELAGLDYSEHGANSYPDFHTVNMSSGIHLDTTGSGSKEESSASSSAQTKAGYSL from the coding sequence ATGAAGAAGTTACCTTCAGCGCTAATTGTTGGCTTTGTTGCAAGTGCGCCAATGATCGCCATGGCTGATACGCCAATTACGGCAGCTACGGTACAGAGTAATCTTAATTTCGTATGGACTATCATTGCTGCATTTTTAGTGTTTTTAATGCAGGCCGGATTTGCCATGGTTGAAACAGGGTTTACCCGGGCGAAGAATGCTGCCAATATCATGATGAAGAATATGATGGATTTTTGTATTGGGTCATTAGCATTCTGGGCGGTTGGTTTTGGTTTAATGTTTGGGACAACCAACGGACTTTTTGGCACAACAGATTTCTTTTTCAGTGGTGCTTCTGGTAATTCTGAAGCCTGGAACTATGCTTTCTGGATGTTTCAAGTCGTATTTTGTGCAACTGCTGCCACAATTATTTCTGGAGCCGTAGCAGAGCGTACCAAATTTAGTGCTTATCTTATTTATTCTGCGGCTGTTTCAGCCTTTATTTACCCAATTTTTGGAAGCTGGGCCTGGGGAGGTTTATATCATGGTCATGGCTGGCTGGAAAATCTTGGATTTATCGATTTTGCCGGATCAACTGTAGTTCATTCTATGGGGGGGTGGTTATCACTCGCTGGTGCTATTGTGGTTGGTCCACGAATTGGTAAATTTGATAAAAAAGGTAAAGCGCGAGCTATTCCAGGACATAATATTCCAATTGCTGCATTGGGTGTGTTTTTATTGTGGTTCGGATGGTATGGATTTAACCCGGGGTCAACTACAACCGGGGATTCATCTATTGCCGGTATTGCAGTAACGACTACCTTAGCTGCTGCATCAGCCAGTGTTTCTGCCATGTTTTATACCTGGATCAAGTATGGTAAGAGTGATGTAGGGATGACGCTGAATGGTGCACTGGCTGGTTTGGTTGCGATTACGGCCGGTTGTGCGAATGTCTCACCATTATCTGCTGTGATCATAGGACTGATTGCCGGAGTAGTTGTTGTACTTTCAGTGATGTTCTTTGATCGCATTAGAGTTGATGATCCGGTTGGTGCAATTTCAGTGCACGGCGTGTGTGGTGCCTGGGGAACATTAGCTGCTGGTATATTTGATAAAGGTGGCTTTTCATGGCAGGTTGTTGGCGTTCAGGCTGTGGGGGTCGTCGCGTGCTTCTTATGGGCATTTATTATTGGCTTAATCCTATTTAAAGTGATTGATGTGGTCATTGGGATGCGAGTTTCCAAAGAAGATGAACTGGCCGGCCTTGACTACTCAGAACATGGTGCAAATTCATATCCTGACTTTCATACCGTCAATATGAGCTCCGGGATCCATTTGGATACAACCGGGTCAGGTTCAAAAGAGGAATCTTCAGCTTCTTCATCTGCCCAAACTAAAGCCGGATATAGTCTTTGA
- the vanM gene encoding Acyl-homoserine-lactone synthase VanM, producing MPAVSIECYVENSAISHEQLFSDIREQFKEDDIIHSFNELVTLRKNELIQIYPGLRNGNLATIFEAPQSINHIKKQAIKSINLYWHHLEKTAIELFGDILACWAHYERFCILHKYKAIPISLFSNVPYDESKYRSEMIDRIENDERKFYTLYCNASLTLTDANTLININSLIIDQKWYEMLFSISLSQESRHFILYYTDNYNRLVLVSASLIQGWDKRKKWLSFEPFFQGKHWKSCITEDSRSKLYHLGIFNDLVLNDNITLWFEDSLKDYIKDPSNVCEIVRFSVCGSKYLRLFLLYFAQKELMKRLVESHFYVSYMITDQPFFMSFYQSTDDICYIIDSYRSIQNSKYYIFKGFLDHKTVGDKLTRSNFKEFRLAAIKSLRNKDD from the coding sequence ATGCCTGCTGTTTCTATTGAATGTTACGTTGAAAATTCAGCGATAAGCCATGAACAATTATTCTCAGATATTCGTGAACAATTCAAAGAAGACGACATAATCCATAGTTTTAATGAATTAGTAACGCTTAGAAAAAATGAACTTATTCAGATCTATCCAGGGCTCAGGAATGGAAATCTAGCAACAATTTTTGAAGCACCTCAATCAATTAATCATATTAAAAAACAGGCTATTAAAAGCATTAACCTTTACTGGCATCATTTGGAAAAAACAGCAATCGAGCTATTTGGTGACATATTAGCTTGCTGGGCTCATTACGAGCGATTTTGTATTCTACATAAATACAAAGCAATTCCTATTTCATTATTTAGTAATGTTCCATATGATGAATCGAAATATCGTTCTGAAATGATTGATAGAATTGAAAATGATGAAAGAAAATTTTATACTTTATATTGTAATGCTTCTTTAACACTAACTGATGCAAACACTTTGATCAATATTAATAGCCTTATTATTGATCAAAAATGGTATGAAATGTTATTTTCCATTTCTCTGTCTCAAGAATCACGTCATTTCATTCTGTATTATACTGACAATTACAATCGATTGGTTCTTGTCTCTGCTAGTTTAATTCAAGGATGGGATAAAAGAAAAAAATGGTTAAGTTTTGAGCCTTTTTTTCAAGGAAAACACTGGAAATCTTGTATTACAGAAGACTCAAGATCTAAGTTGTATCATCTAGGTATATTTAATGATTTAGTACTTAATGATAATATTACCCTTTGGTTTGAAGATTCACTTAAAGACTATATAAAAGATCCATCCAATGTATGTGAGATAGTCAGATTTTCTGTTTGCGGTTCTAAATATCTTCGATTATTTTTACTCTACTTTGCCCAAAAAGAACTCATGAAAAGATTAGTAGAATCACATTTTTATGTATCATATATGATAACTGATCAGCCATTCTTCATGAGTTTTTATCAATCAACAGATGATATCTGTTACATTATTGATAGCTATCGATCGATACAAAACAGTAAATATTATATTTTTAAAGGATTCTTAGACCACAAAACTGTTGGAGATAAACTAACGAGAAGTAATTTCAAAGAATTTAGGTTAGCCGCAATAAAATCACTCAGGAATAAAGATGATTGA
- the luxN_2 gene encoding Autoinducer 1 sensor kinase/phosphatase LuxN yields MIELYQFINPTIYPRGCILAVTAIFSSIWFIYFIFHSIKENILILKILYYPYIIYSFFVILWILSNMYFQTKFVEYFNPNVATGIAKAANIFSYISYSSIYHFTCRLLSDKKNHSIKKWQFYFLWILSIYCIYTNIFTTNIILDVKVISASNFTIYFGSQAPIFFTIISALTLGSLINLISLFQSKNKLIKLKSTYMLIGMLVFMISTLLFSVLLTYYSNSFSYTWLPPAFSIFEVLFMGYASIAHRFYSWRYISYLTTNSLITLMGFIFPIMLLSIDIQQESHVTILLTWTLIYGLAWKNIWKFIGQYISIIIYGHKITPVSEIYKLSKDFQISIEQATRKLSELLQIDPKSILITDAKTHKLYSSYLVKSDPVLLIEEIEYHATTSANPHLLVIHNQMSEHNSAMILPMYDDEHLITRLFITPHKSDGSIYSNEEISALQNLLKNAQNYIYNEFHVKQSQAIAHSIAHEMRNPLSQLQLHLEKITELFYDKRDQSYIVNNEICQAKNAIYQTNYIIDAMLQGVQEPRIQPGSIAPFSIYELIKKTINDYPFSSNKNLERVIVNNQGDFTVKVQPIFFGFILFNLFRNSIYYFDEYPNSIIEITIKPGNTYNQVFFKDFGPGINPLIQHQIFDDFFTYQKSYGTGLGLSYCRRVMKLFGGQIKCQSIYGESTTFILYFPIVKQLEKVFSRNSEQKELLQKPYFSELCVLVADDSNSQRLLICLYLKQLGIHVIEATNGEDALEKLKKNQFNLVFMDIQMPIMDGITTTRIIKKLYPKLPVIALSGESAQKEINELMDDRLLKPVSKEQLVKMIKKWLYTLPQEK; encoded by the coding sequence ATGATTGAGCTATACCAATTTATAAATCCTACAATCTATCCTAGAGGATGTATTTTAGCCGTAACCGCTATCTTTAGTTCTATTTGGTTTATATATTTTATTTTTCACTCAATAAAAGAAAATATCTTAATCTTAAAGATTCTATATTACCCTTATATAATATATTCTTTTTTCGTTATCCTATGGATTTTATCAAATATGTACTTCCAAACAAAGTTTGTGGAGTACTTTAATCCAAATGTAGCTACTGGTATAGCTAAGGCTGCTAATATATTTTCTTATATTTCCTATTCATCTATTTATCATTTTACTTGTAGGTTGTTATCTGATAAAAAAAATCATAGTATTAAAAAGTGGCAGTTTTATTTTTTATGGATTCTTTCAATTTATTGTATATATACAAATATATTTACTACGAATATAATTCTCGATGTAAAAGTAATTTCTGCGAGTAATTTTACCATATATTTTGGATCACAAGCACCTATTTTTTTTACAATAATATCTGCCCTTACTCTAGGTTCTTTAATTAACCTAATATCATTATTTCAAAGTAAGAATAAATTAATCAAGCTTAAGTCTACCTATATGCTCATAGGTATGTTAGTTTTCATGATTTCGACTCTTTTATTTAGTGTATTGTTAACTTATTATTCAAATTCATTCTCTTATACATGGCTGCCTCCAGCTTTCTCAATCTTTGAAGTATTATTTATGGGATACGCTTCTATAGCTCATAGATTTTATAGCTGGAGATATATCTCATATTTAACGACAAACTCATTAATAACATTAATGGGATTTATTTTTCCAATAATGTTATTAAGCATAGATATACAGCAAGAATCTCATGTAACTATATTACTTACTTGGACTCTAATTTATGGGTTAGCTTGGAAAAATATATGGAAGTTTATTGGGCAGTATATTAGCATTATAATATATGGGCATAAAATAACTCCAGTCTCAGAAATTTATAAACTATCTAAAGATTTTCAAATATCAATTGAACAAGCAACTCGAAAACTATCCGAGCTGCTCCAGATAGATCCTAAATCAATTTTAATAACTGATGCTAAAACCCATAAACTATATTCATCTTATTTAGTAAAAAGTGACCCAGTATTATTAATTGAAGAAATTGAATATCATGCAACTACTTCTGCCAATCCACATTTATTAGTAATTCATAATCAAATGTCAGAACATAATTCAGCAATGATATTACCTATGTATGATGATGAACATTTAATTACTAGACTATTTATTACACCACATAAATCCGATGGGTCTATATATTCTAATGAAGAAATTTCTGCTTTGCAAAATTTACTCAAGAATGCTCAAAATTATATCTACAACGAATTTCATGTTAAACAGTCTCAAGCCATTGCACATTCTATAGCACATGAAATGAGAAATCCATTATCTCAACTCCAACTCCATCTTGAAAAAATAACTGAACTTTTCTATGATAAAAGAGATCAATCTTATATAGTTAATAATGAGATATGCCAAGCAAAAAATGCTATTTATCAAACCAATTATATTATTGATGCTATGTTACAGGGGGTGCAAGAACCTCGAATCCAGCCTGGTTCTATAGCACCATTTTCTATTTATGAATTAATAAAAAAAACAATTAATGATTACCCATTTTCTTCTAATAAAAATTTAGAACGAGTTATTGTAAATAATCAAGGGGATTTCACAGTCAAAGTCCAGCCCATCTTTTTTGGATTTATTTTATTTAACCTTTTCCGTAATTCTATCTATTATTTTGATGAATATCCCAACAGTATTATAGAAATAACTATAAAGCCAGGTAATACATATAATCAAGTCTTCTTCAAAGATTTTGGTCCCGGAATAAATCCTCTAATTCAACATCAAATTTTTGATGATTTTTTTACTTATCAAAAAAGTTATGGAACAGGTCTGGGTTTAAGTTATTGCCGGCGTGTTATGAAGCTCTTTGGAGGACAGATCAAATGCCAATCAATTTATGGAGAATCTACTACTTTTATCTTATATTTTCCAATAGTCAAGCAATTAGAGAAAGTATTCTCTAGAAATTCTGAACAGAAAGAATTACTACAAAAACCTTATTTCTCAGAACTGTGTGTTTTAGTTGCAGATGACAGTAATTCTCAACGTTTACTTATCTGTCTATATCTAAAACAATTAGGTATTCACGTAATTGAAGCAACAAATGGTGAAGATGCGCTTGAAAAACTCAAAAAAAATCAATTTAACCTTGTATTCATGGACATTCAAATGCCTATCATGGATGGGATTACTACTACTCGTATAATTAAAAAGCTCTACCCGAAATTACCAGTTATTGCTCTATCAGGTGAATCTGCTCAAAAGGAAATTAATGAATTAATGGATGATCGCCTATTAAAACCGGTTTCTAAAGAACAACTTGTAAAAATGATTAAAAAATGGTTGTATACTTTACCACAAGAAAAGTGA
- the iolE gene encoding Inosose dehydratase, with product MNTNKVKLAIAPIAWTNDDLPSLGAENTFEQCISEMALAGFTGCEVGNKYPKDPIVLKKQLEMRGLQICNAWFSTFFADSKFDETISGFINHMNFLHAMGARVIGCSEQSGSIQGTERPVFGDKPTFDDAQWQKVAKGYNKLSEIAAEKGMAVCLHHHMGTAIQTPAEIDRFMAEVDPLVGLLLDTGHIYYSEGNQTVIMDVLNRYINRIPHVHLKDIRDEKRQLIIKDHRCFLDGVRLGAFTVPGDGVIDFKPVFDALDKAGYEGWMVVEAEQDPSEADPLEYALKARQYIRDVANI from the coding sequence ATGAATACCAATAAAGTAAAACTCGCAATCGCCCCGATCGCCTGGACCAATGATGACTTGCCAAGTCTGGGGGCTGAAAACACTTTTGAACAATGTATCAGTGAAATGGCCCTGGCCGGTTTTACCGGTTGCGAAGTTGGTAATAAGTACCCTAAAGATCCGATTGTTCTGAAAAAACAACTTGAAATGCGAGGATTACAAATTTGCAATGCTTGGTTCAGTACGTTCTTTGCAGATAGCAAATTCGATGAAACCATCTCAGGTTTTATTAATCATATGAATTTTCTCCATGCCATGGGAGCCAGAGTCATAGGTTGTTCTGAACAAAGCGGCAGCATTCAGGGGACAGAGCGCCCGGTATTTGGTGATAAGCCTACTTTTGATGATGCCCAATGGCAAAAAGTGGCAAAAGGATATAACAAATTATCTGAAATCGCTGCTGAAAAAGGAATGGCAGTTTGTCTTCATCACCATATGGGAACAGCTATTCAAACGCCCGCTGAAATCGACCGTTTTATGGCTGAAGTTGACCCTTTGGTTGGTTTGCTGCTCGATACCGGGCATATTTATTATTCTGAAGGGAATCAGACTGTCATCATGGATGTTCTGAATCGATATATCAATAGAATCCCCCATGTTCATCTAAAAGATATTCGAGATGAAAAGCGCCAACTAATCATTAAAGATCATCGCTGTTTTCTCGACGGTGTTCGCCTTGGTGCTTTCACAGTACCAGGTGATGGCGTCATCGATTTTAAACCTGTCTTTGATGCTTTAGATAAAGCCGGTTACGAGGGCTGGATGGTTGTTGAAGCAGAGCAAGATCCAAGCGAAGCGGATCCACTCGAATATGCACTTAAAGCCCGTCAATATATTCGGGATGTTGCAAATATTTAG
- the efeU_1 gene encoding Ferrous iron permease EfeU, whose translation MIAVLLIVFREVLEAGLIISIVAAACAGIKIKIQVIFGIILGLLGAIALAKFTSIIESSLSGYGQEIFTASILLIAAAMLSWQNMWMSIKGRELAAKNKKHIQSIFLNDKGTYAISIVVAIAVLREGAEVVLFLYGIVLSSGLTKNALFIGGLIGTGLGVFVTYALYRGIVMIPLKFIFSSSNFILALIAAGLSSQAIGILANIGFLPQLGSQLWNTSFLLSSNSWGGVLAHSVFGYTARPMGIQVITWCIVLFVIFTVSRYLTYSHHQKEIKDVIN comes from the coding sequence ATGATCGCTGTATTGTTAATTGTATTTAGAGAAGTCCTTGAAGCAGGTCTTATCATCTCGATTGTAGCAGCAGCTTGTGCAGGGATAAAGATTAAAATACAAGTTATCTTTGGTATTATATTAGGACTATTAGGTGCTATTGCTTTAGCTAAATTTACAAGCATTATTGAATCTTCTTTATCTGGTTATGGTCAGGAAATTTTTACAGCATCTATATTATTAATCGCAGCGGCTATGTTGTCCTGGCAAAATATGTGGATGTCTATTAAGGGGCGTGAATTAGCCGCTAAAAATAAAAAACACATTCAATCTATATTTTTAAATGATAAAGGTACTTATGCAATTAGTATCGTCGTTGCTATTGCGGTATTGAGGGAAGGAGCAGAAGTCGTCTTATTTTTATATGGCATTGTTCTTTCTTCAGGATTGACAAAAAACGCATTATTTATCGGTGGATTAATTGGTACTGGACTAGGTGTGTTTGTGACGTATGCGTTATACCGAGGAATTGTAATGATTCCACTTAAATTTATATTTTCGAGCAGTAATTTTATATTAGCATTAATTGCCGCGGGACTATCGAGTCAGGCTATAGGAATTCTGGCTAATATTGGCTTTTTGCCACAGTTAGGATCGCAGCTCTGGAATACATCCTTTTTATTATCTTCAAATAGTTGGGGTGGTGTATTAGCGCATTCTGTATTCGGCTATACCGCGAGACCAATGGGAATACAAGTTATTACTTGGTGTATTGTTTTATTTGTTATTTTTACGGTGTCACGTTATCTAACGTATTCACATCATCAAAAGGAAATTAAAGATGTCATTAACTAA
- the nqrB_2 gene encoding Na(+)-translocating NADH-quinone reductase subunit B, whose translation MKTIYKFYIAISPVVILGVMNQVLSVHSIDYKHYFLFRLMPNIIAIICAGVLFYLIYNTFWDKSNTRFYLKSSQDIIYSALIFLCLLPYHTQPIIVFGCFFLGNIISTAKIKYHHYLFYLNGALASRVILFLVHIPLIHYSIYQNDYNAITSATPLLHHAINYDLGISDKLMSIEQLFIGNWQGSIGETSKLGLIASLILLYLFKLIRFSSIIMGIIGSFLAYCLFYQSMGLAFSDFIQFIMMGGLIFGLVFMTTDLCTATYTRKQHRYYVLLIGFLCITYRAFLPFPEGMLLAIISSQLLFIVIVIMSNHLEWISKSLQVSRWNK comes from the coding sequence ATGAAAACAATTTATAAATTTTATATTGCCATTTCACCAGTTGTTATTTTAGGTGTTATGAATCAGGTTTTATCTGTTCATTCGATAGATTATAAGCATTATTTTTTATTCCGGCTAATGCCTAATATAATTGCAATTATCTGTGCTGGTGTTTTATTTTATCTGATATATAATACTTTTTGGGATAAATCAAATACAAGATTTTATCTAAAGTCATCTCAGGATATTATCTACAGCGCTTTAATATTTTTATGTTTATTACCTTATCATACCCAACCCATAATTGTATTTGGTTGTTTTTTTCTTGGGAATATAATATCAACAGCTAAAATAAAGTATCATCATTATCTTTTTTACTTGAATGGAGCCTTGGCATCACGTGTTATATTATTTCTTGTACATATACCATTAATTCATTATTCAATATATCAAAATGATTATAATGCAATTACATCTGCGACACCTTTGCTTCATCATGCAATAAATTATGATCTGGGAATATCCGATAAGTTGATGTCTATTGAACAGTTATTTATAGGAAATTGGCAAGGAAGTATTGGCGAAACATCTAAATTAGGATTAATAGCTTCCTTGATTTTGTTATACTTATTTAAACTTATCAGGTTTAGCTCTATTATTATGGGAATTATTGGGAGCTTTTTAGCATATTGCTTATTCTACCAATCAATGGGGCTGGCTTTTTCTGATTTTATTCAGTTTATTATGATGGGTGGCTTGATATTTGGACTTGTCTTTATGACAACTGATCTTTGTACTGCTACATATACAAGAAAGCAGCATCGTTATTATGTATTATTAATAGGTTTTTTGTGTATAACCTATCGAGCATTTTTGCCTTTCCCTGAAGGAATGCTATTAGCTATTATTTCTTCTCAATTATTATTTATAGTCATTGTTATAATGTCTAACCATTTAGAATGGATTTCTAAATCATTACAAGTTAGCCGGTGGAATAAATAA
- the luxN_1 gene encoding Autoinducer 1 sensor kinase/phosphatase LuxN — MPIITAITTTVDPKGILLIFAAFLSLCYLIYFTRFAAYHGKYYFRTLYYPCILYAFFMTSWILSNVYFHTIFLVQYGENTAIIMARVANIFSILTMLSVFIYSCHLTSNKEHRKLYIWQKFFISFTVIFTLAVNLFQNYTISHILINAPSQFTIYFGKLTIPFFITFSLVSIFTLFNLITNKNSNNKIKKTESTYIAIGFTITSSSTIVIHLIITFVFHKFSLTWLPPVLSSLELLIIGYAIMYHRFYSRNYLLYLSSNFIIILLIYLIPIFIIIHSIDNKPAIIIAMIWTFSCSLFWRKVWQYTGQYLSLIIYGQKQTPVDKINALGYDFQVSIHQAINKLSDLLKLNKQQVLISDANNNELYSSYLLNNDSVLLVEELEYKAETMPDTQLQTILTQMSKHNTAMILPLYDHHNTITRLLITPHKKNGASYSNEEISALQRLLKKVQTYIYNEYHVKQSQAIAQSIAHEMRNPLGQIQLHLEKIDNETTNSAYHDELHNEIKQAKAAIYHGNQIIDLMLQEAHQPTLESDSIHPYSISQLIQSVINDFAFDSESTEKRVKFSGQSDFTIVVNDVLFSFILFNLLRNAIYYFNEYPESTIEISLQIEAQENRLHFKDYGPGITPHVQQRIFDDFFTYQKSGGTGLGLSYCQRVMNLFDGYISCQSVYGEYTIFSLHFLKTTQPPCELSLKQEYSTPQTPIKTAEPAYADIKVLITDDDLSQRQLVRLYLEKLGINVEEAENGQQAIEKVKQSMLDLVFMDVQMPVIDGFQACESIKALCPQLPVIALSGETGDKAICRMNQLMDDRLAKPATREHLETMLAKWVPQFTLASKIE; from the coding sequence ATGCCAATTATTACAGCAATAACAACTACTGTTGATCCAAAAGGAATTTTGCTAATTTTTGCAGCATTTTTAAGTCTATGTTATCTTATCTATTTCACTCGATTTGCTGCTTACCATGGGAAATACTATTTCCGCACATTATATTATCCATGTATATTATATGCTTTTTTTATGACAAGTTGGATATTAAGTAATGTCTATTTTCATACTATTTTTCTTGTTCAATATGGGGAAAATACTGCCATCATTATGGCAAGAGTCGCTAATATTTTTTCTATATTAACTATGCTTTCAGTATTTATCTATTCCTGTCATCTTACTTCTAATAAAGAACACAGGAAACTCTATATTTGGCAGAAGTTTTTTATCTCTTTTACTGTAATCTTTACTTTAGCAGTTAATCTATTTCAAAATTATACAATTTCTCATATTTTAATTAATGCACCTAGTCAATTTACAATTTATTTTGGTAAATTGACCATTCCTTTTTTTATAACTTTTTCACTAGTTTCAATATTTACACTGTTTAATCTCATCACCAATAAAAATTCAAATAATAAGATCAAAAAAACTGAATCAACTTATATTGCTATAGGATTTACTATAACATCATCATCAACTATAGTTATACACCTTATTATTACTTTTGTATTTCACAAATTTTCTTTAACTTGGTTACCTCCAGTTCTATCTTCATTAGAGCTTTTAATAATTGGCTATGCCATTATGTATCACCGATTCTATAGCAGAAATTATCTACTCTACTTATCGAGTAATTTTATAATTATTTTATTAATTTATCTTATACCAATATTTATTATCATTCACTCTATTGATAATAAACCAGCAATTATTATCGCTATGATCTGGACATTTTCCTGTAGTCTTTTCTGGAGAAAAGTCTGGCAATACACTGGGCAATATCTTAGCCTGATAATTTATGGGCAAAAGCAAACACCCGTTGATAAAATCAACGCTCTGGGATATGACTTTCAGGTTTCTATTCATCAAGCAATAAATAAACTCTCTGATCTATTAAAGTTAAATAAACAACAAGTTCTTATTTCTGATGCCAATAATAATGAACTATATTCTTCCTATTTATTAAACAATGACTCTGTATTATTAGTTGAAGAGCTCGAATACAAAGCAGAAACTATGCCCGATACACAGCTTCAGACAATTCTAACCCAGATGTCTAAGCACAATACGGCTATGATCCTGCCCTTATATGACCATCATAATACAATAACTCGTTTACTCATCACGCCCCATAAAAAAAATGGAGCCAGTTATTCCAATGAAGAAATATCTGCTCTTCAGCGACTTTTAAAAAAAGTACAAACCTATATTTATAATGAATATCACGTAAAACAATCACAAGCGATTGCTCAGTCTATTGCCCATGAAATGCGCAATCCTCTTGGCCAAATTCAACTGCATCTTGAAAAAATTGATAATGAGACGACCAACTCAGCTTATCATGATGAATTACACAATGAGATTAAACAGGCTAAAGCAGCAATTTATCACGGTAATCAAATTATTGATTTAATGTTGCAAGAGGCTCATCAGCCCACCCTTGAGTCAGATTCCATTCATCCCTATTCAATTAGTCAGCTTATCCAATCTGTCATCAATGACTTTGCTTTTGATAGTGAATCCACTGAAAAACGCGTCAAATTCAGCGGCCAGAGTGATTTTACAATTGTGGTCAATGATGTTCTGTTTAGCTTTATTCTCTTTAATCTTTTGCGTAATGCCATTTATTATTTCAACGAGTACCCTGAAAGCACCATTGAGATTAGCTTACAAATAGAAGCTCAAGAAAATCGCTTACATTTTAAAGATTACGGCCCAGGCATTACGCCACATGTGCAACAGCGCATTTTTGATGACTTTTTTACCTACCAAAAAAGTGGCGGAACCGGTCTTGGTTTAAGTTATTGCCAGCGGGTTATGAATTTATTTGATGGCTATATCAGTTGTCAATCGGTATACGGTGAATACACTATATTCTCTCTTCACTTTCTCAAAACAACTCAACCCCCTTGTGAACTGTCCTTAAAACAGGAATATTCTACCCCCCAAACTCCAATAAAGACCGCAGAACCTGCTTATGCAGATATTAAGGTACTCATCACTGATGATGACCTATCACAGCGCCAGTTGGTCCGGCTTTATCTTGAAAAATTAGGAATAAATGTTGAAGAAGCTGAAAATGGCCAGCAAGCGATAGAAAAGGTCAAACAAAGTATGCTAGATCTAGTCTTTATGGATGTTCAAATGCCGGTCATAGATGGCTTTCAGGCCTGTGAATCAATTAAGGCGCTCTGCCCTCAGCTTCCTGTGATAGCACTATCAGGTGAAACCGGAGATAAAGCCATTTGTCGGATGAACCAACTAATGGATGATCGTTTAGCTAAGCCGGCCACCAGAGAACATTTAGAAACGATGTTAGCAAAATGGGTTCCCCAGTTTACACTGGCTTCAAAAATAGAATAA
- the tpd_2 gene encoding 34 kDa membrane antigen: MSLTKMKNKLLLVGVLCSSVMMAQYASAREYPVGGPVHKDGMEIASSYLLNIKMKPDPSSMIMGKDVIHLESDVHATQDNKWGFPNGAWIPYVSVDYVVTKVGDSHFLQFGQMLPMTAADGPHYAHSVKMKGKGTYIVHLKYTAPDEKGFLHHIDKATGVPPWFKPFVVTFKFKYPQS; this comes from the coding sequence ATGTCATTAACTAAAATGAAAAATAAATTATTATTAGTAGGGGTTCTTTGTAGTTCAGTTATGATGGCCCAGTATGCATCTGCACGAGAGTATCCTGTTGGGGGACCGGTCCATAAAGATGGGATGGAAATCGCGTCATCATATCTTTTGAACATTAAAATGAAACCTGACCCTTCTTCGATGATTATGGGAAAAGATGTCATTCATTTGGAATCGGATGTTCACGCCACACAAGATAATAAATGGGGTTTTCCAAATGGTGCCTGGATCCCATATGTATCAGTTGATTATGTCGTGACAAAAGTCGGTGATAGCCATTTTTTACAGTTTGGACAAATGTTACCTATGACGGCTGCCGATGGACCTCATTATGCGCATTCAGTTAAAATGAAAGGGAAAGGGACTTACATTGTGCATCTTAAATATACAGCGCCAGATGAAAAAGGGTTTCTCCATCATATTGACAAGGCAACCGGCGTACCGCCATGGTTTAAACCTTTTGTTGTAACATTTAAATTTAAATACCCTCAGTCTTAA